Within Desulfurobacterium thermolithotrophum DSM 11699, the genomic segment GTTACCTTTTAAATTTTCAGCAACCAATTCAGCAAAGTTAAAATCTTAGTTCTTTTTTTTTACATTCTTTTCCTTCTTCTTTTTTACTCTTTTTTTCTTCTTCCTTAATTTCTTCTTTAATTAAATCTTTTACTCCACAAAAAAATAAAGGGAGGAGAATCAAAAGACTCTCCTCCCTTTAAAGATTATTTCCTAATTATTAGTGAATGTGATGCTTCTTCTTGTACTTCTCTACCTTCTTCACGTGCTTCTTAATCCAGGATACGTACTTGCTTACGTAATCTGCTCCAAGTCTTGGCTCTACACTGCTTTCAAGCCACTCTACAAGCTCAAATGCAACCCTGTAGATTCCTTCCCACCAAATGTATCCTGGTGCATAGTGGAACATCGCTATCTCTGTTGGTCTAACTGCCATCGCTCCAATGTCTCTTACTATCTTCCTGTCAAGTGGTGTGTTAAGTCCCGCCTTCTCAAGGTCTCTCTCAACCTGGAACGCTACTCTTCTGAAGTAGTCAAGTACTCCCATTGTGAGGTCTCCACCTATGAAGCAGTTTGCTACCCACTGCTTGGTGTGACACTGGGTACACATCGCAAATGCTCTTTCTCTGTTCTTGATTCCATCTGTCGGATACTTAACGCTTGGTAGTCCTGGGTGTGGTCTTCCCGCTTTCCTTACAAATACTAACTTCCACATTCCAAGCTTCCACTTACAGATTGAAGCTGGGTTGTGGGTTGGAGCATATATCATTTTATCTCCTTGATATACTGCTCCCATGTGACATGTTCCACATGTCGGCGCAAAGTAGTCTTGACCAGCCTTTATTGCTGGGGCATCCATGTTCCATTCATCAAACTGAGATAAGAACATTGCTCCATGCATTGATTTTCCAAACATTTCGTAGTTTGGATGGTCTTCAGATTCGTGACATCTTCCACATGCTCCTATTCCTGCTCTTACTATCTTGAGTCTGAAGCTGTGGAATGGGTGACATGCTGCACAGTTTCCTATTGTTCCGTCTGGGTTGATAGTTCCTGCCCCTATCATTGGCCATGTACGTAGGTCAAATACTACCTTGTCTTTCGTCTTTTTCGCTATCTCTATCTTTGTTCCGTGACAGGAGTAACATCCCCAGTTCGCAAAGATCTTAATTACTGCTGATGCTTTTGGTCTTGGTGTCTTGAGGTTGTTTGGTACTCCAGCGTATGGCCAGCATGGGTCGTTTATTATATCGTCCCATGTAGATTCTCCGTTTGTTGTTTGGTGCGGTATTACTGTGTTCTTGTCCCATCCCATCATTTGCATTACGATTACTGCAAAGTTTCCACCAGACTTAGCTTCTGCTTTCTGGGAAATTAATCCAGAGTGTGCGTGAATTGAGTCCATGTATTCTTTTGCAACTTTTGGGTGACATACTCCACACTGCTTTGGTGTTACTAGTGTTGAAATTGTGAATCCGTAGTGGTCATATGCTGCTGGGTTAGATTCGTCTGTCTTGTGACATTCGTAACATCCTACTCCGTTGTAAAAGTGCTTTGATCTCTTCCAGTCGTTTACTACAAATGGTGTAGCCTTGCGGTGACAGTCAAGACACTGGGATGACTCTTTGGAGAGACCAGATGCTGAGTAGTTTGTGTAGTCGTACTTAGCAGCTGCATCGGTAGTATAAATACCAAGTGATAAAATACCTGCAGCTGCTATGGTGGCTAATTTCATTAGCCCTCTCATAGCTACCTCCTGTTCTGATTTTTAATTAATAGTATACCTTTTAAAAAGTATTGTTGTCAACTTTAGTTGGAGAGTGTTTGAAAAATCATCCAGACAAAGAACAAAACTCCCATGTTAAAGAGGATAAACTTAGCTAAAACAAACAGTTGAGCTATATGAAAGCTCTTTGTTCTCTCGTAACTTCCAACATCCTGCTTAACTTCTCCAAAAATACTCTCTATCAGTCCTCTAAACCTGTAAATTTCATCAGATTCTAAAAGCTCTTTGCATTTAAGCCTAATCTCAGATTTAATTCCCTTCCTTAATGTTTCTCTCACCTTTATGTAAGGCTTTAAGCCTGCTAACAGAACAAGCTCAATAAACTTAATGCTGTCATAAGCTTTGTCTCCTAAAAATGGCTTTCCTTTCAAAGCTCTCCATATAAATCCCCTTTCGTTTAACCACCTAACTATTTTCTCTCCAAGTTTCACTTCCGAAGCGTAACTCTCTCCAGGTAATGCAGTAAGAATGAACCTTTTTCCATCTTTTAGATGAACGCTTAATACAACAACTTTAACGTGGCTTTTTACCTCCTTTATCTCTTTGCCTCTTAGAATTTTCAATGGATAAATCTCATTGTATTTGAAGCCAGTTCCATCTATTATCAGAAATCTTAGTTCTTTATGATACTTCCCTAAGAGTCTTCGAGAGACAAAGTTCAGAAAATCTACAAGGAGAATGGAAGGTAGTTGCTTGAGTCGGTAATAATAGGTTGAAAAATCAGGAATATTCTCTCTTCCAAATATCTGAACTGCCAAATATTCAAGGTCTCTGAATGATAGGTTCCAGGCTACTTGGAGGAAAAGAAGGGTAAGAATTATCTCGTCAGGGTATTTCTTGGGTCTTCCTCTTTTGGTTTTAAAAGGATATAAATATACCAGTACAGCCTGTCCTCTCCGGTTCATGTATGTTTTTGATAGGTTGAGCACTTTGTGGAAATTTAGTCTTTTCGCTTTCATACCGGAGAGGATAGGCTTTTTTCTTAATTTTGGCAATTTTCAAACACCCTCACTTTAGTTGTCAAGTTATTTTATACTTTTCTTCTTATAAAGAAAAAGTAAATTTTTATTTTCTTAAATAGATTTTCAGTAGATTATCTCCTATAATTAAAACAGTTATTCTTACTACAAAAATTTTGGAAGTTCCACAGGAGAATAAGTGAATCTAAGAAAGCAAAAAGATATCCGACTTATAAAAGGATTAGTTGCTATTATTTTTATAGCTTTCTCAGTAATTTTTTTTATTTTCGTTTTTAACCTAAAAATTTTTCAAAATGAGCTCGAAAGAACAATATATATTGCAGTTGTTAGTCAAAATGGAAAACGAATAAAGAACATAGTTGATTCTACATTTTCTACTTTTCGAGAATTGGAAAGAGAATCAAAGAAGAGATTAAAAAAAAAATTGAAGAAAATGTCTTAGAAGCGTATAATATTGCTAAATCCATTTATAGAAATTGTAAAAAAGAGAATCATAACGATGAAAAGATAAAAAATTTAATAAAAGAAGCTTTGCGAAAGCATAATTCATTAAACGATCAGACATACATATTCATAGACTCTATAAAAGGCTCTATCGTTCTAAGTCCTTTACTTCCAACGATAGAAAGAAAAAACATTTGGAATGAAAACGATGAAAAAGAAATTTCTGTCTTCAAAAAGTTTTTAACGGTTGTTCTTTACTCACCAAAAAATCAAGGAACTGTCTGGACAAGTGAAAGGATTTATTTTGTAAAACTCTTTAAACCATACAATTGGATAGTAGGAGGTACTTCTAGTCAAAACTTAAAAGAATATATAAAAGAGTGTTTTAAGAAACACATTAAGGAACATTCTAGTTTTAATTTATTTGTAGTTGATTTGAACGACAACAAAAAAGACACTGTTTTAAGTACTAATTTTCTTCCTAGGTTAAAACAGGTAGATAAAGAAAAACTTAGAAAAGGAATTTTCTTCAATGATAAAGATAGAATTTATTATGTTAGATTATTTCCACAATGGAATTTAGTAGTAGGAAGTTATGTTAAAAAAATTGATATAACCAAAGAAATAATAAGTTTAAAAGAAGAGCTCTTAAGAAAAATAAAAAAAGGAGTACTCTTTGCAATTTTAGTATTGTTAATAATTCTTACAATTTCTATGGTAGTAATTCTATTCCTATTGAAAAAATTGAACTTCTCTTTAGAAGAAGTGTTAAAGAAAAACAGATTACTACAAAGAGCACGAAGAACACTTATTATAAAAGTCTATAAAGATGAACTTACAAAGCTGTCTAATAGACGTAAGTTAGAAGAAGACATCAGAAAAATAGATCCTTCTAAAAAAGTATACTTTGCTCTAATTAATATAAGAAACTTTAAAGAACTTAACGAACTATTTGGTTTAACGAAAGGAGATGAAATTTTAAGTTTGTTTGCTAAGAACTTAAAGAAAATTGTTAAGAAAGAATCGAAAGAAACTAATGTTTATAGGATTAGAGGAGATAGGTTTGGCGTTTTAACTTGTAGTAAAAGTCTAAGTGATGAATTCTTTATAGGTTTTATAAAGAATCTTATAAAGAGCTTAGAAGAAGAAACTTTTGAAATAGAAGGATTAAAATTCAAGTTAGATGTTACAGCAGGAATATCAACTAACAAAGATAATTTAATAATAAAAGCAGAAATTGCAGAACAAGAAGCAAAGAAAAGAAATATGAATCTTTATGTATTTGATAAAGAACTTCAGAAAATATATCAAGATCTCCATAAGAACATTATCGTTGCTTCAAAATTAAAAGAAGCTATAAAAAATGATCGAATAGTTCCTTTCTTTCAGCCTATAGTTAATCTTAAAACTGGAGAAGTTGAAAAATATGAAGTTTTAATGAGAGTGTTTGATGAAGAAGGAAAGCTATTATCTCCAAATGAGTTTTTGCCAATAGCTAAGAAAACAGGTATATATCTAAAGTTATCAAAGAGATTAATGGAAAAGGCTTTGGAAATAGCTAAAAAGAGAAATATTAAAATTTCTATGAATATATCTTCAGAAGATTTAGCTTCTACTGAAATGAAGAATTGGCTCCTTGAAAGAGTTAAAAATTCAGGAATAGCTGCTAATATATGTTTTGAAATTGTTGAAACAGAAGCTTTTAACAGTCTTGAAATTTTAAAAGAGTTTTACTCTAAAATAAAAGAGCTCAATGCTGAACTATCAATTGATGACTTTGGAAGTGGATATTCTAACTTTGAATACATTTCCACCATAAAACCTGATTACATTAAAATAGATGGAAGTCTCATAAAAAAAATTCCTGATTCTAAGGAAGTGGAAATTCTTACTAAGCACATAGTTCTTTTCTGTAAAGAATTAAATATCAAAACTATAGCTGAATTTGTTTCCTCTGAAGAGATTTTAAGAAAAGTTGAAGAACTCGGTATAGATTATGGACAAGGATTTTATTTAGGAAAGCCTACTCAATTAGATTGATTTAAGTAGTTGGAATGTAATTTTTCCACACCTTTCAAGTGCATGAAAGTTATATCCTCCCTCTAAGGTAAAGAGAATGGGAATAGAAAGTTCTTTGGCAGACAAAAGTATCTGTTCTAATATAAATCGAACTCCCTTATCAGTAACTTCAAGATTTGAGAGTGGATCGTCTTTATGAAGGTCATAACCAGCAGAAACGAGAATAATTTCAGGCTTGAAGGTTTCTATGGATTTTCTATAGATTTCTCCATAGACTTCTTTGTATTTTGTATCACCAGAACCTTCTTGTATTGGAATGTTTAAAATGTGTTCATTATTTTCTTCTTTACTTCCTGTTCCTGGATAAAAAGGATACTGATGAGTAGAGAAATAAAAAACTTTTGGATTTATGTAAAAAGTATGCTGAGTACCGTTTCCATGGTGAGCATCAAAGTCAACAATAAATATTTTCTTTATTCCTAAAAGAAGAGCTCTTACAGCACCAATTGCAACATTGTTAAAAATACAAAATCCCATTGCTCTATCTCTTTCTGCGTGATGACCGGGAGGCCTAACTGCACAAAAAACCGTTTCGTATTTATTATTTAAAAGAAGTTCTACTCCTTTTTCTACTGCTCCAGCAGCAAAAACTGCTGAGTTGTAAGTATAAGAATTATAGTAAGTGTCTGGATCAAAAAAGCCGGGAGAGTACTCCCGACAAGATAGTCTTACACTATCGATGTAGTTTTTACTATGTACTGCTTCCAAAGACTCAAAACTTACAGGTTTTGGTTTTAAAATGGGAAAATCAAACTGAGGTAAGCTCTTTAAAAAGTATTTCAATCTCAAACTGTTTTCTGGATGTTTAGGTAAATCATGTTTTAAAAATACATCATCATAGATAATAGCAGTCTTCATGTTTTCTTTCCTTATTACTTTAATTTCCTAACAAAATCAAAGTCTGCTTTTCTATTTTCAACATCAACATTAATTAGTCTTACAAGAAGTCTATCTCCTATCCTAAAAATAGTTCTAGTTTTCTCTCCAATAAGACAGTATTGTTTAGGGATACAGATGTAGTAATCATTTCTTAAATTTGCAACATGAATAAAACCAGGAATTAGTTGTTCAATTGTTTCGATATAAAGACCTTGTTCAGAAATACCAGTGATCATTGCTTCAAAAACTTCTCCTATGTGTTTTTTAGCGAACTGAAGCTTTTTAAGTTCAATTACATCTCTTTCTGCCTCATCAGCATTTATAGATCTTTCAGTAACATGCTTGCAGATAAGCTCTAACTTTTCTTCCCACAAAGGAATGTTTTCAGAATTAAACTCCCCATTGAGAGCCATTTTTACCTGTCTATGAAGTTGCAAGTCTGCGTAACGCCTAATAGGTGATGTAAAGTGAGTGTAGTAGGTTGAGGCAAGACCGAAATGACCAACGTTATCAGGTGAATATTTAGCTCTTGCCATAGTACGAAGCATTAAGTAGTTTACTAATTTCTCTTCAGACTTTCCTTCTACTTCTTCTAAAATCTTTTGAAGCATTTTAGGTTGGATGTCATTTTTCACTGACGGAACCCTTATTCCCAAGGATCTAACAAAGTTTAAGAATTCCTGAAGTTTTTCTCTATCGGGTGATTCGTGAATTCTGTAAACGCTTGGATAATCTGTCCAGAACATATATTCTGCAACTGTTTCATTTGCAGCAATCATAAATTCCTCAATTATCCTATGAGCCCAAAGTCTCTCAGCTCTATAGATATCAATTGGTTCACCTTCAGTGCTAAGAACAACAACAGGTTCAGGGAGATCAAAGTCAAGGGAACCTCTTTTATAACGCTTCTTGTAAAGGATTTGAGCAAGTTCGTACATGGTTTTTAAAGACTCAACGACATGTGGAAACTTGTCTATAGCTTCTTTATCACCATCTATTATTTTTTGAGCAATAGTATACGTAAGTCTTGCCTTACTATGAATAACACTTTCGTAGATTTTGTAGTCAACAACAATTCCTTTCTTATTTATAACCATTTCACAGGTAAAGGTAAGTCTATCAACATTTGGATTAAGAGAACAAATACCATTTGAAAGCTTCTCTGGAAGCATTGGTATACAACGATCTGGAAAATATACGCTTGTTCCCCTCTTATAAGCTTCTCTATCAAGAGCGCTTCCAGGCTTAACATAATGAGAAACATCAGCAATATGAACATAGAGTTTATAGTTTCCATCGGATAGTTTTTCTATTGCAACAGCATCGTCAAAGTCTCTTGCATTTTCCCCGTCGATTGTAAAACAGAGTTGTTCTCTTAAATCAACCCTTCCTTTTAGATCTTCTTCTATAACTACATCTGATATTTTTTCTGCTTCCTCAAGAGCTTCCGGTGGAAACTCTACCGGAAGATCGTACTTTCTAATAATGAGCTCAATATCCAATTTCGGTCCTGTTTTCCCAAGATTTTCTAAAAGCCTTCCGACAGGACCTCTTGTTTCTGAAGGGTAAGAAATTATCTCAGCTACTACGTAATCACCATTTTCTACTTTTTCACAATCTTCTGAGGTAAGGAGGATATCGTAACGAATTCTTTTGTCTTCTGGAATAACAAAGCAATATCTTCTTGTTTTTTCTACTCTTCCAACTACTTTCTTAATAGCTCTTTCTATAACAGAGACTATCTTGCCTTCTTTTCGACCATCTTTAAACTCTTTTACAATTTCTACAGCTACTATATCTCCATTCATAGCACCATTCATATTTCTGCCTGGAACAAAAACTCCTTTTCCTCCATTTATGGGGTCTACAAAACCGTAACCCTCTCTGTAAACGCAAAGTTTTCCAACGATAAGATTTAGTTTTTCAGGAAGAGCATATTTAGCTCCCTTGAGTTTTACTAATTTTCCTTCTTTCGAAAGTTCTTTAAGCTTTTCGCGGAGCTCTGCTCTTTCTTCTACAGGAATACCTAAAAATTTTGCAATTTCTCTTGCCTTTAAAGGTTTGTTCAATTTTTCAAGAGCTTCAAATATACCCTTTTCTAAGTTCATATTTCCTCCTATGAAAGATGTCAACCCCCAACACAGAGGTTGCATTTATTTTCAACAAAATCCATAAATTGCCTTCTCTCTCTCAAAACTGCGAACATTACTTTAACCAATTTCCTCGCCGCAGCTATCAGCGCTTTCTTCTTCTCTAAACCTTTCTTAACTAACCCTTCGTAAAATCTTTTAACTGAATTGTCTAACTTGCTGTTCAATAACGCTCTCGTAGCCTGGATAATCTTGTTCCTCGTTCTGCTGTCCCCTTTCTTTGTTATCCTTCCATTTCTAACTTCGTCTCCACTGCTATTAACACGAGGAACAAGTCCAAAATAAGCCGCTACCTTGTCTCCGTTTTCAAACCTCTCTTCGTTACATACGGCAGATATAAAGGCTATAGCTACTATATCTCCTACTCCAGGTATGCTTTTTAGAAGTTCTACTTTTCCCTTAAGCTCCTCATCTTCTCCTATAAAACTCTTGATATCTTCTTCTGTCTCTCTTATCTTATCTGTTAAGTATTCTATTGTTTCTATTTGCCTCCATATCGTTTCTCGTAATGACGGAGGCACTTTCTTCTTCGTTTCTTCCTTTATCCTTTCCATCCCTTTCTTCGTGGTGAGTTCTCTCTTGTTTGTCTTTATCCCATATTCAAGCAATAGGCTATGAAGTCTGTTAATTACCCCTTTTCTCATATCTACAAAGCTATCTCTCTCTTTCATCTTTATCCTTAGCTCTTTTTCTTTTCTCGTCGGGACGTAAACTGTCGGAAGTAAGCCCATTTCATAGTAAATGGCTATCGTTTCTGCATCTATCCTGTCGTTTTTAGCACTGTTAACACCTTTTAGAATGTTCTTAAATTTGTTAGTGTTAACGTAAGTTATTTCATCAACGCAGTTCCTTATCTCCTCCGTAAAAAATGTTACTCCTGTTAAGGTTTCTACCGCAACTTTTACTGAATATCCTTTTTTCCTAAAAGTTGTTAGGTGATTTTTAAATTTCTCTAACTCTTCTGCTTCGTACTTCTTGGTATTAAGTATCCCTGTCAGACAATCTAAATAAGCTGCTGTAAAGCTGTTTTTGTGGTAGTCCACTCCGACATACAGTGTTTTCTCTACCTTCTCCTTCATCTCTACCCCCTGATATGTTTTGTGTTTTGCAACCTCTGCTTCGGAACTATTCCCATACTCCAATACGGCGCTTCCCGCCACTATAATTAGCCGGCAGGAGGCATCGGCTAATCTCCACGCACGGGGCTTATTCCCCAGGGAAAAATCCAGCCTCCTGCCTTTAAAGGTTGCCTCTTTACTATAGTCCCGAATTTCAGGGGGTGACATCTTTTATATCATCTCCAATCTCTCTTTTTTAGGATATGAGAGTGTTTGAAAAATCATCCAGACAAAGAACAAAACTCCCATGTTAAAGAGGATAAACTTAGCTAAAACAAACAGTTGAGCTATATGAAAGCTCTTTGTTTTCTCGTAACTTCCAACATCCTGCTTAACTTCTCCAAAAATACTCTCTATCAGTCCTCTAAACCTGTAAATTTCATCAGATTCTAAAAGCTCTTTGCATTTAAGCCTAATCTCAGATTTAATTCCCTTCCTTAATGTTTCTCTCACCTTTATGTAAGGCTTTAAGCCTACTAACAGAACAAGCTCAATAAACTTAATGCTGTCATAAGCTTTGTCTCCTAAAAATGGCTTTCCTTTCAAAGCTCTCCATATAAATCCCCTTTCGTTTAACCACCTAACTATTTTCTCTCCAAGTTTCACTTCCGAAGCGTAACTCTCTCCAGGTAATGCAGTAAGAATGAACCTTTTTCCATCTTTTAGATGAACGCTTAATACAACAACTTTAACGTGGCTTTTTACCTCCTTTATCTCTTTGCCTCTTAGAATTTTCAATGGATAAATCTCATTGTATTTGAAGCCAGTTCCATCTATTATCAGAAATCTTAGTTCTTTATGATACTTCCCTAAGAGTCTTCGAGAGACAAAGTTCAGAAAATCTACAAGGAGAATGGAAGGTAGTTGCTTGAGTCGGTAATAATAGGTTGAAAAATCAGGAATATTCTCTCTTCCAAATATCTGAACTGCCAAATATTCAAGGTCTCTGAATGATAGGTTCCAGGCTACTTGGAGGAAAAGAAGGGTAAGAATTATCTCGTCAGGGTATTTCTTGGGTCTTCCTCTTTTGGTTTTAAAAGGATATAAATATACCAGTACAGCCTGTCCTCTCCGGTTCATGTATGTTTTTGATAGGTTGAGTACTTTGTGGAAATTTAGTCTTTTCGCTTTCATACCGGAGAGGATAGGCTTTTTTCTTAATTTTGGCAATTTTCAAACACCCTCTTTAGGATATTGCCAAATTCCTTTGAAATATTATATTATTCCTACATCATCAATATAGGGCCGTAGCTCAGTGGGAGAGCGCCACCTTGACGCGGTGGAGGTCAGGGGTTCGAAACCCCTCGGCCCTACCATTAAAAGACTATGAAGATTAGAGGATTGAAAGATTGGGGATAGATTTTTCCCTTTACGTTATCACCGATGAAAGATTTCTAAATATATCTAACATTGCAGAATCAGTAGAAAAGGCAATTCTTGGTGGTGCTACTATTATTCAGTATAGGGCAAAGAAAAAAAACACAAAGGAAATGTATGAAGAAGCTCTTGTTGTAAGAGAAATAACTAAACGTTACAACATTCCTTTTATAGTTAATGATAGACTTGATTTAGCTCTTGCTGTCAAAGCAGATGGTGTTCATGTTGGTCAAGAGGATTTACCTGTAAATGCTATAAAAGCCATAGTTGGAAATGACTTTATTGTTGGTCTTTCAACTCACAATTTGAATCAAGTCAAAAGAGCAAATGAAGAAATGCTTGCAGATTATATAGGATTTGGCCCCGTTTTTCCTACAACTACCAAAGAAAATCCTGATCCCGTTACCGGTACTGATCTTTTGTGTAAGGCAGTAAGAATCTCAAAAATTCCGGTCGTTGCTACAGGTGGAATAAACGAAAAAAATGTAGATGATGTTCTTAAGTGCAAACCTGCAGGAGTTGCTGTTGTCCGTGCTGCTTTTGAAAAGGGAGATCCGTATAAAAATGTTTTAAAACTAAAAAGAAAAGCGAAGGAACTAAATTGGAAAAAGCTATAGAAATCGCTAGAGAGTGGAAACCTAATATAAAATTAATTTATCTTATTCTTCTTATCGTTTCTACTTTCGTTTCTGTTGCTCTGATGAATTTTCTTTTAGGGATTGGGTTACTTTACATAATTTTTGCTTTTTTATTAGGGAAAGATAAGATAAAAATAGGATTACTTGGTAAGTACATTATTCTTTTATCAACTATAACGTTTACTTCAACGTTAGTTTTTAATCCTCAAGCCATCTTTGAAGCATTTGTAGAAGTAGGACTTTTATACATTTATTTTTTTCCTGTCGACAGAAACTCTTCTTTAAAGGTTTTAAAAGATACTTATAAGGCTACATATATGGTTGGAGTTGTCGGATTAATCCTATTTTACTACCGCCATTTTTTTACAGGTATTGAAAAAATGTTTTGGGGTAAGGCTTTCAAGGCAGGAAGATTCTTTTCCATTTTTTCG encodes:
- a CDS encoding multiheme c-type cytochrome, with product MRGLMKLATIAAAGILSLGIYTTDAAAKYDYTNYSASGLSKESSQCLDCHRKATPFVVNDWKRSKHFYNGVGCYECHKTDESNPAAYDHYGFTISTLVTPKQCGVCHPKVAKEYMDSIHAHSGLISQKAEAKSGGNFAVIVMQMMGWDKNTVIPHQTTNGESTWDDIINDPCWPYAGVPNNLKTPRPKASAVIKIFANWGCYSCHGTKIEIAKKTKDKVVFDLRTWPMIGAGTINPDGTIGNCAACHPFHSFRLKIVRAGIGACGRCHESEDHPNYEMFGKSMHGAMFLSQFDEWNMDAPAIKAGQDYFAPTCGTCHMGAVYQGDKMIYAPTHNPASICKWKLGMWKLVFVRKAGRPHPGLPSVKYPTDGIKNRERAFAMCTQCHTKQWVANCFIGGDLTMGVLDYFRRVAFQVERDLEKAGLNTPLDRKIVRDIGAMAVRPTEIAMFHYAPGYIWWEGIYRVAFELVEWLESSVEPRLGADYVSKYVSWIKKHVKKVEKYKKKHHIH
- a CDS encoding IS5-like element ISDeth1 family transposase, translating into MPKLRKKPILSGMKAKRLNFHKVLNLSKTYMNRRGQAVLVYLYPFKTKRGRPKKYPDEIILTLLFLQVAWNLSFRDLEYLAVQIFGRENIPDFSTYYYRLKQLPSILLVDFLNFVSRRLLGKYHKELRFLIIDGTGFKYNEIYPLKILRGKEIKEVKSHVKVVVLSVHLKDGKRFILTALPGESYASEVKLGEKIVRWLNERGFIWRALKGKPFLGDKAYDSIKFIELVLLAGLKPYIKVRETLRKGIKSEIRLKCKELLESDEIYRFRGLIESIFGEVKQDVGSYERTKSFHIAQLFVLAKFILFNMGVLFFVWMIFQTLSN
- a CDS encoding sensor domain-containing phosphodiesterase codes for the protein MEENVLEAYNIAKSIYRNCKKENHNDEKIKNLIKEALRKHNSLNDQTYIFIDSIKGSIVLSPLLPTIERKNIWNENDEKEISVFKKFLTVVLYSPKNQGTVWTSERIYFVKLFKPYNWIVGGTSSQNLKEYIKECFKKHIKEHSSFNLFVVDLNDNKKDTVLSTNFLPRLKQVDKEKLRKGIFFNDKDRIYYVRLFPQWNLVVGSYVKKIDITKEIISLKEELLRKIKKGVLFAILVLLIILTISMVVILFLLKKLNFSLEEVLKKNRLLQRARRTLIIKVYKDELTKLSNRRKLEEDIRKIDPSKKVYFALINIRNFKELNELFGLTKGDEILSLFAKNLKKIVKKESKETNVYRIRGDRFGVLTCSKSLSDEFFIGFIKNLIKSLEEETFEIEGLKFKLDVTAGISTNKDNLIIKAEIAEQEAKKRNMNLYVFDKELQKIYQDLHKNIIVASKLKEAIKNDRIVPFFQPIVNLKTGEVEKYEVLMRVFDEEGKLLSPNEFLPIAKKTGIYLKLSKRLMEKALEIAKKRNIKISMNISSEDLASTEMKNWLLERVKNSGIAANICFEIVETEAFNSLEILKEFYSKIKELNAELSIDDFGSGYSNFEYISTIKPDYIKIDGSLIKKIPDSKEVEILTKHIVLFCKELNIKTIAEFVSSEEILRKVEELGIDYGQGFYLGKPTQLD
- a CDS encoding histone deacetylase family protein, whose product is MKTAIIYDDVFLKHDLPKHPENSLRLKYFLKSLPQFDFPILKPKPVSFESLEAVHSKNYIDSVRLSCREYSPGFFDPDTYYNSYTYNSAVFAAGAVEKGVELLLNNKYETVFCAVRPPGHHAERDRAMGFCIFNNVAIGAVRALLLGIKKIFIVDFDAHHGNGTQHTFYINPKVFYFSTHQYPFYPGTGSKEENNEHILNIPIQEGSGDTKYKEVYGEIYRKSIETFKPEIILVSAGYDLHKDDPLSNLEVTDKGVRFILEQILLSAKELSIPILFTLEGGYNFHALERCGKITFQLLKSI
- the rnr gene encoding ribonuclease R, with protein sequence MNLEKGIFEALEKLNKPLKAREIAKFLGIPVEERAELREKLKELSKEGKLVKLKGAKYALPEKLNLIVGKLCVYREGYGFVDPINGGKGVFVPGRNMNGAMNGDIVAVEIVKEFKDGRKEGKIVSVIERAIKKVVGRVEKTRRYCFVIPEDKRIRYDILLTSEDCEKVENGDYVVAEIISYPSETRGPVGRLLENLGKTGPKLDIELIIRKYDLPVEFPPEALEEAEKISDVVIEEDLKGRVDLREQLCFTIDGENARDFDDAVAIEKLSDGNYKLYVHIADVSHYVKPGSALDREAYKRGTSVYFPDRCIPMLPEKLSNGICSLNPNVDRLTFTCEMVINKKGIVVDYKIYESVIHSKARLTYTIAQKIIDGDKEAIDKFPHVVESLKTMYELAQILYKKRYKRGSLDFDLPEPVVVLSTEGEPIDIYRAERLWAHRIIEEFMIAANETVAEYMFWTDYPSVYRIHESPDREKLQEFLNFVRSLGIRVPSVKNDIQPKMLQKILEEVEGKSEEKLVNYLMLRTMARAKYSPDNVGHFGLASTYYTHFTSPIRRYADLQLHRQVKMALNGEFNSENIPLWEEKLELICKHVTERSINADEAERDVIELKKLQFAKKHIGEVFEAMITGISEQGLYIETIEQLIPGFIHVANLRNDYYICIPKQYCLIGEKTRTIFRIGDRLLVRLINVDVENRKADFDFVRKLK
- a CDS encoding IS110 family transposase, with amino-acid sequence MSPPEIRDYSKEATFKGRRLDFSLGNKPRAWRLADASCRLIIVAGSAVLEYGNSSEAEVAKHKTYQGVEMKEKVEKTLYVGVDYHKNSFTAAYLDCLTGILNTKKYEAEELEKFKNHLTTFRKKGYSVKVAVETLTGVTFFTEEIRNCVDEITYVNTNKFKNILKGVNSAKNDRIDAETIAIYYEMGLLPTVYVPTRKEKELRIKMKERDSFVDMRKGVINRLHSLLLEYGIKTNKRELTTKKGMERIKEETKKKVPPSLRETIWRQIETIEYLTDKIRETEEDIKSFIGEDEELKGKVELLKSIPGVGDIVAIAFISAVCNEERFENGDKVAAYFGLVPRVNSSGDEVRNGRITKKGDSRTRNKIIQATRALLNSKLDNSVKRFYEGLVKKGLEKKKALIAAARKLVKVMFAVLRERRQFMDFVENKCNLCVGG
- a CDS encoding IS5-like element ISDeth1 family transposase, whose amino-acid sequence is MPKLRKKPILSGMKAKRLNFHKVLNLSKTYMNRRGQAVLVYLYPFKTKRGRPKKYPDEIILTLLFLQVAWNLSFRDLEYLAVQIFGRENIPDFSTYYYRLKQLPSILLVDFLNFVSRRLLGKYHKELRFLIIDGTGFKYNEIYPLKILRGKEIKEVKSHVKVVVLSVHLKDGKRFILTALPGESYASEVKLGEKIVRWLNERGFIWRALKGKPFLGDKAYDSIKFIELVLLVGLKPYIKVRETLRKGIKSEIRLKCKELLESDEIYRFRGLIESIFGEVKQDVGSYEKTKSFHIAQLFVLAKFILFNMGVLFFVWMIFQTLSYPKKERLEMI
- the thiE gene encoding thiamine phosphate synthase; amino-acid sequence: MGIDFSLYVITDERFLNISNIAESVEKAILGGATIIQYRAKKKNTKEMYEEALVVREITKRYNIPFIVNDRLDLALAVKADGVHVGQEDLPVNAIKAIVGNDFIVGLSTHNLNQVKRANEEMLADYIGFGPVFPTTTKENPDPVTGTDLLCKAVRISKIPVVATGGINEKNVDDVLKCKPAGVAVVRAAFEKGDPYKNVLKLKRKAKELNWKKL